In one Acanthochromis polyacanthus isolate Apoly-LR-REF ecotype Palm Island chromosome 20, KAUST_Apoly_ChrSc, whole genome shotgun sequence genomic region, the following are encoded:
- the LOC110960212 gene encoding suppressor of cytokine signaling 6: MKKISLKTIRKSLSIKGKEEGDFVMLQQPSVTTEFSKEESLFGGCYTKELSGCDLGSEEEKGGQNKGRSKSESLMGSLKRRLSAKQKAKVKGGSSAIGSVDDDDTFSSSSVPISFNEVKAQRPLRSASLRSHHYSPSPWPLRSVNSDEACIKMEVKVKAMVHSPSPSPNLNGVRKEFHDFQMEGLFQDQAESLKNLQQPQNGELHLNIDENDVPVVLGLTPQDYIQYTMPLDEGMYPEGSHSFCLDSSSPMEVVTEADNGSLHTDQGQEEHELVSGMPPDLFMETSVNSILIGSAGVMLQSSRVEVPPPLSPLLPPMTSTGRIPRTFSGFSSSDSQVAERVRHHLNFDPNSAPGVSRVYDSVQSSGPMVVTSLTEELKKLARQGWYWGPITRWEAEEKLVNLADGSFLVRDSSDDRYLLSLSFRSQGKTLHTRIEHSNGRFSFYEQPDVEGHTSIVDLIEHSIKDSENGAFCYSRSRLPGSATYPVRLTNPVSRFMQVRSLQYLCRFVIRQYTRIDLIQKLPLPNKMKDYLQEKHY; the protein is encoded by the coding sequence ATGAAGAAGATAAGCCTTAAGACCATCCGCAAGTCCCTCAGCATAAAGGGCAAAGAGGAGGGTGACTTTGTCATGCTCCAGCAGCCCTCAGTGACTACAGAGTTTTCTAAGGAAGAGTCACTTTTTGGGGGCTGCTACACCAAAGAGCTTTCTGGCTGTGACCTTGGTAGTgaagaggagaaaggaggcCAGAATAAGGGCCGTTCAAAAAGTGAGAGCCTGATgggatctttaaagaggaggcTGTCTGCCAAGCAGAAGGCGAAAGTGAAAGGCGGCTCTTCAGCCATAGGCTCAGTGGATGACGACGACACCTTCTCATCCTCTTCTGTGCCGATCAGCTTCAATGAGGTGAAAGCCCAGAGACCCCTTAGGTCAGCATCCTTAAGGAGTCACCATTACAGCCCCTCACCATGGCCTCTGCGGTCAGTCAACTCTGATGAAGCATGTATCAAAATGGAAGTTAAAGTTAAAGCCATGGTTCACTCTCCTAGCCCAAGTCCCAACTTAAATGGTGTCCGGAAAGAATTTCATGATTTCCAGATGGAAGGGCTCTTTCAGGACCAAGCAGAGTCCTTAAAGAATCTCCAGCAACCACAAAATGGTGAGCTGCATCTAAATattgatgaaaatgatgtgcCTGTGGTGCTGGGGTTGACTCCCCAGGACTACATCCAGTACACAATGCCTTTAGATGAGGGAATGTACCCGGAAGGGTCCCACTCCTTTTGCCTGGACAGCTCCTCTCCTATGGAAGTGGTAACAGAGGCAGACAATGGATCCCTCCACACAGACCAGGGACAGGAGGAACATGAACTGGTTAGTGGGATGCCTCCGGATCTCTTCATGGAAACCTCAGTTAATAGTATTCTTATCGGTTCTGCTGGTGTAATGCTCCAAAGCTCCAGAGTAGAGGTCCCGCCTCCCCTCTCTCCACTCTTGCCACCCATGACAAGTACGGGCCGTATCCCCAGGACTTTTTCGGGCTTCAGTTCTTCAGACAGCCAGGTAGCGGAGAGGGTAAGGCACCACCTCAACTTTGACCCAAATTCAGCCCCTGGGGTCAGCCGGGTATATGACTCGGTCCAGAGCAGTGGGCCCATGGTTGTGACCAGCCTGAcagaagagctgaagaagcttGCGAGGCAGGGCTGGTACTGGGGTCCCATCACACGTTGGGAAGCAGAGGAAAAGCTGGTCAACCTAGCTGATGGTTCATTCCTGGTCAGAGACAGCTCAGATGACAGGTACCTGCTCAGCCTGAGTTTCAGGTCACAGGGCAAAACTCTCCACACCCGCATTGAACACTCCAACGGACGCTTTAGCTTCTATGAACAGCCTGATGTGGAGGGACACACATCAATTGTGGACTTAATTGAACACTCTATCAAAGACTCAGAGAATGGAGCTTTTTGCTATTCCAGGTCTCGCTTACCAGGGTCTGCAACCTACCCTGTCAGACTAACCAACCCAGTATCTCGGTTTATGCAAGTGCGCTCCCTGCAGTACCTTTGCCGCTTTGTCATTAGGCAATACACAAGAATAGACCTGATCCAAAAACTGCCCTTGCCTAACAAGATGAAAGATTACCTGCAGGAGAAGCACTACTGA